In the Mya arenaria isolate MELC-2E11 chromosome 11, ASM2691426v1 genome, one interval contains:
- the LOC128209893 gene encoding uncharacterized protein LOC128209893, with product MADITKSSAYETEKQKRRKKPNFTASETLIIEECMGDFETREMLTNKFTDKISNEKKKRKWEEIGVKCSALGCAVRTGDEISVKWQNMRKNAKAEITSERLQRRESGRGTDTLKKATDKANRIVSIHADASFNGVIGGMDSDEPDGLSFIPNLTDEEDAESESLRSSKLPPPSKIMMAAQPTAGPSKSSYQEHKQERVVKRRKTKAEELIDWQILYFQNQVELAQQEKEINRVKLRVMEKYEKKLDTEEIDGFIRTTFFES from the exons ATGGCCGACATCACAAAGTCTTCTGCTTATGAGACTGAAAAACagaaaaggagaaaaaaacCTAATTTCACAGCTAGTGAAACTTTGATTATAGAGGAATGTATGGGAGACTTTGAGACGAGGGAAATGCTGACTAAcaaatttacagataaaatttctaatgagaaaaagaaaagaaaatgggAAGAAATAGGTGTCAAATGTTCTGCCCTGGGGTGTGCTGTTCGGACTGGCGATGAAATCAGTGTTAAATGGCAGAACATGCGAAAAAATGCCAAGGCTGAGATAACAAG TGAAAGGCTCCAGCGGAGAGAGAGTGGGCGGGGTACTGACACGCTAAAGAAGGCTACAGATAAAGCCAATAGAATTGTATCTATACATGCTGATGCCAGTTTCAATGGAGTTATAGGTGGAATGGACTCTGATGAGCCAG ATGGTCTTTCGTTTATACCAAATTTAACAGATGAAGAAGATGCGGAGAGTGAAAGCCTTAGGTCATCAAAGTTACCCCCGCCATCCAAGATCATGATGGCGGCACAGCCTACTGCAGGACCATCAAAGAGCAGTTACCAAGAACACAAACAGGAACGTGT TGTCAAGAGAAGGAAGACCAAAGCAGAGGAACTCATTGATTGGCAAattttatactttcaaaatcAGGTGGAATTGGCACAGCAAGAG aagGAAATCAATCGGGTGAAGCTGAGAGtgatggaaaaatatgaaaaaaaacttgatacAGAGGAAATAGACGGATTCATCCGGACAACCTTCTTCGAgagttaa